One stretch of Scatophagus argus isolate fScaArg1 chromosome 18, fScaArg1.pri, whole genome shotgun sequence DNA includes these proteins:
- the tagln3b gene encoding transgelin-3b isoform X2, with the protein MANRGPSYGLSREVQEKIEQKYDPDLEQRLVDWIFAQCGGNLERPQPGRENFQKWLMDGTILCRLINSLYPRGKEPIKKIPETQMAFKQMEKISQFLQAAEAYGVTTTDIFQTVDLWEGKDMAAVQRTLMALGSLAVTKDDGHYRGDRDWFHKKAQGYRREFSQEQLRQGQCLISLQMGSNRGASQAGMTGYDL; encoded by the exons ATGGCGAACAGAGGGCCCAGCTATGGACTGAGCCGAGAGGTGCAGGAGAAGATCGAGCAGAAGTACGACCCAGACCTGGAGCAGCGATTGGTGGACTGGATATTTGCACAGTGTGGGGGGAACCTGGAGAGGCCGCAGCCAGGCAGAGAGAACTTCCAGAAATGGCTCATGGACGGGACA ATCCTCTGTAGGCTTATCAACAGCCTTTACCCGAGAGGGAAGGAGCCTATAAAGAAGATTCCAGAGACACAGATGGCCTTCAAACAGATGGAGAAGATCTCTCAGTTCCTGCAAGCAGCTGAGGCTTATGGAGTCACAACCACTGACATATTTCAAACTGTGGACCTCTGGGAAG GAAAGGACATGGCAGCAGTGCAAAGAACTCTTATGGCTCTGGGGAGTCTGGCTGTCACTAAGGATGATGGTCATTACAGAGGTGACCGAGACTGGTTTCACAA GAAAGCCCAGGGATATCGGCGAGAGTTCAGTCAAGAGCAGCTTCGCCAAGGCCAGTGTTTGATCAGCCTGCAGATGGGCAGCAACCGCGGGGCTTCCCAAGCTGGTATGACGGGCTACG aTCTATGA
- the c1qtnf9 gene encoding complement C1q and tumor necrosis factor-related protein 9A — protein sequence MFTVTLLLLLLAVRCVAQEETPNKGCVCGYPGIPGDPGHNGAPGRDGRDGFKGEKGDQGEVGPIGRPGNDGQRGDKGEAGAVGPVGLKGKRGDNGERGPPGKMGPQGVQGPVGLKGNKGELGLPGPQGPKGDLGPPGQRGPKGEIGLRGDRGIQGPLGPLGRPGPKGEIGVPGHKGNIGYRGDKGTRGERGEKGEKGDAVVISKSAFSVGLTTQSKLPAANAPIRFDKIIYNQQNHYDPQTGRFTCSTAGAYFFTYHITVFSRNVKVALVKNGAKIIHTTDNYQSSEDQAAGGAVLHLDVGDKVWLQVAGGELFNGLFADEDDDTTFSGFLIFEA from the exons ATGTTTACAGTCACTCTCTTGCTCCTGCTATTGGCGGTCAGGTGTGTGGCACAAGAAGAAACCCCAAATAAGGGCTGCGTTTGTGGATACCCCGGAATACCAGGGGACCCTGGTCACAATGGTGCACCAGGAAGAGATGGCCGAGATGGATTCAAAGGCGAGAAAGGAGATCAAG GTGAAGTTGGCCCCATTGGAAGACCAGGCAATGATGGCCAGAGGGGTGACAAAGGGGAAGCTG GTGCAGTTGGCCCAGTGGGGCTCAAAGGAAAAAGGGGAGATAATGGAGAACGGGGGCCTCCAGGGAAAATGGGGCCGCAAGGAGTCCAAGGACCTGTCGGCCTTAAAGGAAATAAGGGAGAACTTGGGCTGCCTGGACCACAAGGACCTAAAGGCGATTTGGGGCCCCCTGGACAAAGGGGTCCCAAAGGGGAGATTGGCCTTCGGGGTGACAGAGGTATTCAGGGACCACTGGGACCCCTTGGCAGGCCAGGGCCTAAGGGGGAAATTGGTGTTCCAGGCCACAAAGGAAATATTGGTTATCGTGGGGACAAGGGGACTCGAGGAGAGAGGGGTGAGAAGGGTGAGAAGGGAGATGCGGTTGTAATCTCTAAAAGTGCTTTCTCTGTGGGACTCACAACACAATCTAAACTCCCAGCAGCTAATGCACCGATCCGCTTTGACAAGATTATTTACAATCAGCAGAATCACTACGATCCGCAAACAGGAAGGTTCACATGCTCTACAGCAGGAGCCTATTTCTTCACCTACCACATCACTGTCTTCTCCAGAAACGTGAAGGTGGCTCTCGTGAAAAATGGCGCAAAGATCATCCACACCACTGATAACTACCAGAGCAGCGAGGATCAggcagcagggggcgctgtgcTGCACCTGGACGTTGGGGACAAGGTGTGGCTGCAGGTGGCTGGGGGAGAGCTGTTCAACGGACTGtttgctgatgaagatgatgacacGACCTTCTCTGGGTTCTTGATTTTTGAGGCTTAA
- the tagln3b gene encoding transgelin-3b isoform X1: MANRGPSYGLSREVQEKIEQKYDPDLEQRLVDWIFAQCGGNLERPQPGRENFQKWLMDGTILCRLINSLYPRGKEPIKKIPETQMAFKQMEKISQFLQAAEAYGVTTTDIFQTVDLWEGKDMAAVQRTLMALGSLAVTKDDGHYRGDRDWFHKKAQGYRREFSQEQLRQGQCLISLQMGSNRGASQAGMTGYGMHRQIM, from the exons ATGGCGAACAGAGGGCCCAGCTATGGACTGAGCCGAGAGGTGCAGGAGAAGATCGAGCAGAAGTACGACCCAGACCTGGAGCAGCGATTGGTGGACTGGATATTTGCACAGTGTGGGGGGAACCTGGAGAGGCCGCAGCCAGGCAGAGAGAACTTCCAGAAATGGCTCATGGACGGGACA ATCCTCTGTAGGCTTATCAACAGCCTTTACCCGAGAGGGAAGGAGCCTATAAAGAAGATTCCAGAGACACAGATGGCCTTCAAACAGATGGAGAAGATCTCTCAGTTCCTGCAAGCAGCTGAGGCTTATGGAGTCACAACCACTGACATATTTCAAACTGTGGACCTCTGGGAAG GAAAGGACATGGCAGCAGTGCAAAGAACTCTTATGGCTCTGGGGAGTCTGGCTGTCACTAAGGATGATGGTCATTACAGAGGTGACCGAGACTGGTTTCACAA GAAAGCCCAGGGATATCGGCGAGAGTTCAGTCAAGAGCAGCTTCGCCAAGGCCAGTGTTTGATCAGCCTGCAGATGGGCAGCAACCGCGGGGCTTCCCAAGCTGGTATGACGGGCTACGGTATGCACCGTCAAATCATGTAG